AGGCGTGTGACCTGATGGCTCCGTTCTGCCTCCGCCACCAGCCCGCTGAACACCTGCACCGCGTTGACATCGTCCTCGCCGAGTTCCTCGGCCAAGGCAATGAGTGAGACCGTGGGGTGGGCGTTCGCGAAGGCGCTGAGCGAGTCATGACCCCGCTCGCGGACCCGCTCATACAGGCGGACCTTCCAGTCGTCTCGCCAAGTATTCCTGTCGCTCATCGCCCTCACCAGGGAGTGAAGCTCATCGGAATGTTATAGCTCCTCATCCGATGCGCGACGATTTTCAGAACCTCGCTTCGTGTCAACATCCGGCCGGTGACGGTCTCGGCGTCGTCCAGTGCCTTCATGAGCATCCGGTTCCATTCGCCGGGCCAGGTGCGCCCCAGGCGCCAGTCGCCACCGCCGTGAATCGCCTCGTGGCGTGACTGCTCCAGCCTGACGCAGAACTGGTCGATGTCCATGTCGCCGGTGAAGCCGCGCTTCTTGAACCACTCACGGTGCTCACGCGGCAGGACGTGGTGCTTCGGTGCGTCGGACATGCCCGCCCCCGCTCTGCCCGTCACACGCATGCCGCGAACCTCGGGCCCGTCGCCCAGCGCGTCGCGCACACCCCGCGGCAACTCCCCGTGCGCCATCATCACCTGGCCGGCGTGGATGCGAACGGCGGCGCTGACGGCTGGGACGGAGATGACGCCCGCCTGCACGAGCCGGCGAATCCTTTCCACCCACTCGGCGGAGACGACAATCCGCGAGCCCGCCATGACTCCGCCTGAGCTCATGACCAGACCCACGCCGATAGTGGCGGGAGCAGCCGGCGGCAACCGAGGCAGCGACACCCTCAGCGTCGAGACCAGGGTGAGCATCTCCACGAGCTGTATCGCCGTCATGAGCTTCCCGTGATTCTCCATGGCCGTGCGTGCGCCGTCGTGGATGGCGCCGAACTCGCGGGTGAGCTGACCCATCAACCCGGGCATCGCGGTTGTCGCGGCCTCGACCTGCTCCGGGTCCTGTGAAGCAAGTGCCGACAGGGTGGGCTCCATCCGCCGTTGCACACGGTGCAGGTCCATGAGCAGCGTCTCGACGCTGTAGGCGGGGCACTCGCGGAGCACGATGTCAGCGAGTTGGAGGAAGTCGAGCCATGCGGCCAGCAACATGGAGCCGAACAGGGCCGCCTGGAGCCGGGGGCCTGTCATCCGGAGGAGGCCCAGCGCCATGTCCGGGTCCGCGACTTCCGAGGCCACGTCCGCCAGCGTGGTGGCGCTACCGGGCGCGCGCCGTCAAGCCAGGGCAGTTGGCTGGCACCATGGGTGACGTAGCGGGTGAAGGCGCCGTTGAGCCCGTTGAGGCCCCGATTTCCCAAGCCCGGCGGACGGGCCGCGAGCTGGGAGAGCGCGCTGGCGACGCTGCCCGTGGAGCCCTTCACGTCGTCAATGGCCGCAAGGACTGCGCGCCGGGCCAGTGTGGCGCGCTGCTTCCCTTCAACGGCTTCCGCCGCGTTGTCAGGGTCCGCTCCCGGCACATCAAAGCGAGAGTCCCGGTGACGCATCAGCGGTTGCGTCAACGCGGGGCTGCCAGCCATTCGCGGCGTGTCGCTCAGGTGCCGTCCCCGGCCGGGCGCAGGCGGCAGCGAAGCGCAGCCGGTTGCGAGCATGGCCGCGCACAGCAGCAGGGCGTCAGCGCGCATGGCCCACAGTCCGCCTGGGTTCAAGCAGCACGACCTGACATCGCTTCATGCGCATGTCCGCCTCCGGGGACTGTCCCTGTGTGGGACTCATAGCAGTACGGAGGGGAGGGCCCTGCTCGTGATGATGTCGAGCGGCGCTGCACACCTGGAACACCGTGCCTCACGGGAACCGGTCCACCACCATGACGTGCGAGAGGGGACTCACCAGCGAGTGTCCGGGCCTTGAGTTCGGGTCCTTGGGCAGGCCGTCCGCGTCTGAGAGGACGAAGCAGACCGGGTACTCGCTCCCGTCGGGAGTCTTCACCCGGGTGTAGCGGCCGAGCACCTGCTCGCCACCCGTCCACAGTCGCCCGTAGATGAGCGTGCCCACGGGCATCCGGCCCATGGGTTTCTCCAGGCGGCTGGTGATGGGGCCATCGCTCACGACGATGCGGTAGTTGTCCTGGTCGTGGTCATCCGGCTGGAGGATGTCGAGTTCGGTGTAGCCGCCATCACCGACGCTCAGGTCGAGCTGGCGCATGGTCGCCAGGGCTTCGGAAGGGCAGTTGGTCGGCTCGGAGCGCACCTGTGTGCCGGTACACGCATTGAGACTGGCGGCAGCGGTGGCGGCGAGCAGGTAGCGGTGGAGGAGGCTGGGGCACTGCGCGTGGGGCTCGATCATGGACATGTCGTCTTCTCCCGGCCACGACGGCGCAACGGAGAAGGAGGCGAGGGCCGACGCGGGCGCGGCAGTGTCGGCCGGCGCATCCACCCGCGCCAATTGCTGGTCTTCGGTCACTGCCTCCTTGGAGGGCGCGTGGTGCGCCACCGCCCAGGCCAGTCCTGCCACCGACACCAGCGCGCCCGCGACTCGTGCCAGTCGAGGGACTCCCGGGCCGGGGCTCCACCTGGAGCGCGTGACGGCTCCGGTCGCTGGAACGGTGACGACCCGGTCCAGCATCCTGCGGCGTATCTTGCGCAGGGCGCGGTGCTCCCAGGCCCGGTCCCGCTGGCGCATCCTCGCCTGATGCAGCGCCGCCTCCTGGCCCGGTGCCACCGGCCCTGGTGCCGCGCCCTCGCTCGTCGTGCGCGAGTCCAGGGCCGGCCCGCGGTACCACTCGAAGAGAGGCGCGTCCCACTCGGGTCCGGCTGCGGCCAGCCCCCGGCGCACCTCCAGAGCCAGCGCGTGGGCGCTCTCCGGTCGCGCCTCGGGAGTGAAGTCGAGCAGCCAGTGCACCCACCGCGCGAGGGGCTCGGGCACGCGGGGATTGAGCGCGT
The sequence above is drawn from the Pyxidicoccus trucidator genome and encodes:
- a CDS encoding serine/threonine protein kinase → MQVEADESPTQSSALSPRALPPGTRVGRWRVERRVGSGGNGTVYEVRSRPRGPSYALKLAHAPGDRRFAREAEALRLVRHSGVVRLLDEGTWQTGPVRYPYLLLEYVRGDTLYDWALGRNPTARQVAGLLEQAAQALAEAHHERVLHRDFKGDNVRVDGAGCLVVLDWGAGWHPEASPLTSAARLPPGTSPYRSPQAILWCLQAQREPLVGPYQYTVADELYAVGATFYRLLVEQYPPLRLSEAPVGSDEEAGPSTVHALNPRVPEPLARWVHWLLDFTPEARPESAHALALEVRRGLAAAGPEWDAPLFEWYRGPALDSRTTSEGAAPGPVAPGQEAALHQARMRQRDRAWEHRALRKIRRRMLDRVVTVPATGAVTRSRWSPGPGVPRLARVAGALVSVAGLAWAVAHHAPSKEAVTEDQQLARVDAPADTAAPASALASFSVAPSWPGEDDMSMIEPHAQCPSLLHRYLLAATAAASLNACTGTQVRSEPTNCPSEALATMRQLDLSVGDGGYTELDILQPDDHDQDNYRIVVSDGPITSRLEKPMGRMPVGTLIYGRLWTGGEQVLGRYTRVKTPDGSEYPVCFVLSDADGLPKDPNSRPGHSLVSPLSHVMVVDRFP
- a CDS encoding DUF2380 domain-containing protein; protein product: MASEVADPDMALGLLRMTGPRLQAALFGSMLLAAWLDFLQLADIVLRECPAYSVETLLMDLHRVQRRMEPTLSALASQDPEQVEAATTAMPGLMGQLTREFGAIHDGARTAMENHGKLMTAIQLVEMLTLVSTLRVSLPRLPPAAPATIGVGLVMSSGGVMAGSRIVVSAEWVERIRRLVQAGVISVPAVSAAVRIHAGQVMMAHGELPRGVRDALGDGPEVRGMRVTGRAGAGMSDAPKHHVLPREHREWFKKRGFTGDMDIDQFCVRLEQSRHEAIHGGGDWRLGRTWPGEWNRMLMKALDDAETVTGRMLTRSEVLKIVAHRMRSYNIPMSFTPW